TAAAAAGATTCATTCCGACATTGTTTCCATCCTGCACGCCGGAAAACGGGCGGCCAATTTAACGCGGCAATTGCTGGCCTTTAGCCGCAAACAAATTTTTAAGGCCGAACTGCTGGATATTAACGAAGTCATTCAATCCATGGAAAAAATGGCGCGTCGTTTGATTGGCGAAGACATTGAGATTAAAATTGAGCTAACGCCGCATTTGCCTTACATCAAAGCCGATCCCAGTCAATTGGAACAGGTGTTAATGAACTTAATCGTTAATGCCCGCGACGCCATTCATGAATGGAGTAAAACATCGGCTAAAAGACGAAAGTTAATTACAATTAAAACCGAGAAAATTTTTGTCAACCGTGAGACGGTATCTTTTGAAGAGATCAAAAAAGGCACCTACATTCGGTTGAGTGTTGCTGATACAGGTGTGGGCATGGACGAAAAAACGCGTGAAAAAGTGTTTGAGCCGTTTTTTACTACCAAAGAAGTTGGCAAAGGCACGGGGCTGGGCCTTTCCACCGTTTATGGCATTGTAAAACAAAATCAGGGATTCGTCGAGCTCGAAAGTGAAAAAGGAAAGGGCGCCACTTTTAAGGTATACTGGCCCGTGGCCGAAGAACATCTTAAAAATAAATTACAAAGTAAAGACGCGAAAGATGAGATCGTCTCCGGTCACGGCAATGTTCTGGTGGTTGAAGACGATGAAAGTGTACGTGAATTTATAAAAGATATTCTCCTGCATTCCGGTTATAATGTTTTTACCGCGAACAATGGACGCGAAGGCGCCGACCTGATCAAAAAAATAAATTTTAAACTGGATCTGGTCATTACCGACATGATCATGCCAGAGATGAACGGTAACGAGCTGGCCGATATGGTACGGCAGAAATTTCCGGACACCAAAATTCTTTATACATCTGGCTACACCGAAACGCGAATCATCCATGAAGAACTGATGTTAGAAGGCACGCAATTTTTACACAAACCATTTACTATTGTTGAGTTTACCAATGTGATCAACAAGTTATTACAAAATGATTGAGCTGTTTACTATATCCCCTGCCTTCTCTACTTCTCTCTTTGATTGACCTGTAGCTAAAAGAGAGGCAGAGCCACAAACAAAAATCTTTTGTTAAATAAAGCTTTCAAATGAGTTAAATTAATTTTTAATGCGCTGGGTAGCCTCACTGCCTCAGTTAATTTTTTTCATTTGATCTTTCTTTTGTAGCTAACAGCCTGAGCCGTTGGGACGCCCGCAGATAGAAAAACCGGGAAGAAAAAATGATACCTCACTGAAAGACGTGCGGCGCAAAAATGTCTGGCATAGGAAAGGTTAAAAAATGTGGTTTATTCATTGCAATTCCCTAAAAAAAATTCATGCCCAACGTGCGTTTATAAAGACGGAAAAACCTCACCCTAATTCCTAAAACTGAACGGCTGTTAAATTTACCCGCCGGCCATTTTGCTCTTCATGCCCTTTTGCTTCAGATATTCGGCAATCTTTTGACGATGGTCGCCCTGAATTTCTACCGTCGATTCTTTTACCGTTCCGCCCGCGCCGCACACCTGCTGCAGTTCTTTTTTCCAGCGCTTTAAATCGCCCGCCAATCCTTTAACCAGCGTAACGGTTTTGCCGCCCCGTCCTTTGGTCACACGCTGCAGATAAACCGTTCCCTGTTTTTGAGGCGCTTCATTGTCCTGTTCTTGTGGTCTATTTTGCCAGTCCGGCGCCGTCGAATACACCAGTTTGCTCTTGTTTTTAGCCATTATTCTTTTCCTTTCAAATGCTCCAGACGCGCAGGCAGATGCCGTTTAATCCACTGCCGATAATGGCCGTCATAACCAACCTTCTCCTGCAGGCGTTTTACCTCGTCTTTTATTTGCCGCAGCTGGCGATCGGTAACCTGCGGCTGATCTTCCAATTTCTGTAACAAAGCATCCACCCGGCGGTCTGCCAGTTTACTGCGCTCTTCAAACAGTCTGGCATAATCATCGGAATCCACAGATAGATATTCATCCACAATAAACTCCGTTACCTGTTTGCTGTGCAGCATGGATTGACGAATATTGGCCTTGCCAGTTACAGCATTGCCCAGGGCAAACACACGCTCCAGTCCGCGAATTTTGCCCGTTTGCGGATCTTCCACATCGTAAATTTCCCCTTTCATCGGAATGCCGGGCAGCGGCTCGGGGATGGAGCCGATTGCCGAAATAACCAGCTCCGTTTCAATGCTGACAATTTTTTCCTGCTTCCCCTTTTCAACAAAAACCAATCCCCTTAATTGCCCGTCTTTGACAATCATGTCTTTCAGATGATGCCGCTCAACCAGTTCAAAGGGAAACTTTTCCTTTAA
This sequence is a window from Caldithrix abyssi DSM 13497. Protein-coding genes within it:
- a CDS encoding translation initiation factor; its protein translation is MAKNKSKLVYSTAPDWQNRPQEQDNEAPQKQGTVYLQRVTKGRGGKTVTLVKGLAGDLKRWKKELQQVCGAGGTVKESTVEIQGDHRQKIAEYLKQKGMKSKMAGG